In Mycobacterium sp. Aquia_213, the sequence GCACGCGCAATCATGGCGGCAACCAAACTCGGCGTGTTCGAGTCATTGAGCCGGCAGTCCGCGACGCCCGTCGAAATCGCCGAGCGCTGCGGAACCGATGCGGTGGCAACGCAGAAGCTGCTGGTTGCCCTCGCCGGGTCCGACTACCTGCTGTACCGCGATGGCCGGTATGCGCTGACGCCGACCGCGCGCACCTGGCTGCTTTCGGAAAGCCCCTGCTCGGTGGTCGATGCGGTGCTCTTCGCGTTCGACGAGTGGGAGCTCATGATGCACGTCGAAGACTATGTGCGTACCGGTATCCCCCTCGAGTTGCACCAGACCATGACCGGCGTGCAGTGGAATCACTACCTGCGGTCCATGCGGGCACTGGCCGCCCTGACGGCGCACGAAGTCGCGCAGTTCATCCCGGTACCGGGCGGTGCGACCGACATGATCGACGTCGGCGGCGCGCACGGGCATTACTCGGTTGCCTTGTGCCGGCGCCATTCCCAGCTCCGTTCGGTGGTTCTGGACTTGCCCGATGCCGTCAGAGCCGCGGCGCCGCTGCTGGCCACCGAGAACATGGGCGCTCGCGTCGTCCATCTCGAAGCTGACGCGCTGACGCATGATTTCGGTGTCAAGACCTACGACGTGGTGCTGTTGTGCAATCTCGCACACCACTTCAGTGCCACCGAGAATGCGCTGCTGTTCCGGCGCCTGGGGCAGGCCTTGCGGCCACGCGGCGTCTTCGCGGTGATCGAACCCCTGCACCTCGAAACAGGTGATGGTGCAAGCCAATTCGCTGCACTGAACGAGCTGTACTTTGGAGTGACCCGCTCCGGGGCATGGACACCGCGTGACACCGCGAGCTGGCAGCGTGCTGCTGGATTGCAGCCCGCGGCCGAACCGATCACGCTGAGCGACGGCGATGTCGGCTTACAGATCGCGACGAAAATCTAGCGGCTAGCCCGGCAGCACCGGAACGGCGCCACCGGTCATCAAGCCCGGCACGTCCGACCACGTCTGCTGACTTTCCGGCGCGGACGCCGAATACTGCAGCACGCCTTGCGGAGCCGCAACGTAGACGGTCGACGGGTTGGCCGCGATCGCGGTCAGCGGAATCTGCAAACCGTGCGCGGGGGCGTCGGAGTTCACCCCGTCGAGGTTCACGTACGAGACCGGATGCGCGAGGTCATTGCGGGTCACCACCATGTCGTCGCCGGTGCGCCAGTACAGGGACACCACCGTATTGCCCAGCCCGAAACCCAACCGCCGGGGATAGGTCAGCGCATACTGCCCGGCCTGCGTCTGCTCCACACCGGCGAGAATGACCTCGCCGCCGATCACCATCGCGGCCCGCGTGCCGTCACGGGACAGCTGCAGGTCGGTGATCGGCCCCGGGAACTTGCTCGCCAGCGCCCCGGAATCGACCGGGAGGCGCGCGGGCTGCCCCGATGCCGGTTCCTGGATGGCCCGCAGCACGTTATTGCCGTCCACCACCAGCCAGACCGCGTCGTCGAGCGCCCAGCTGGGACGCGACAGGCTGTGCCCGTCGGCAGATTGGACCGCCTCGCCGCCGAGATCACCGATCCACAGCGACTCCGCCATGTCCGGGGCGCCGCGGTGCAGGGTCACGACGGAGGCCACCTGGCGCCCACTGCGGGACAACGCGGCCAGCGTCTGGTCGCCCATCCGGCCGAACGCGCCGGGCACCGTGCTGGTCCGCTGCCCGTCCAGGCCGACCAGCGATCCGTTGATCAGGGCGTGCAGCCCCGCGCCGGCGCCGTCGGCCACGCCCGGGTCGGTGGCGGCGACATCGGAGGTGGTCCACCCTTCGGCGAACCTGTCATCCAGCGGCGCCCCGTCGGCGTTGATCACATACGGGCCTCTGATGTCGGCTCTGGCCAGCGTCCAAATGATCTGTGCGGCAAGCAATTGCCTACTGTGCGGATCGGTGGTGGAGAGCTTCTGCAAATCGATGCGCGCACCGCCGTAGCCTCGCCCGATCCCGTTCTTGCCACCGTCGGCCCGGGTCACCGGCCCGCGCAGGCGCAGCGGCGGGGCGAGCAGGTTGCGAACCGTGTGTCCCATCTCGGGCCGGGGTCCGGCCAATAGCTTGGACATGAGTTCGGTGGGCAGCTGATCGTGGTCGGAGACCGCGACATAGCGCGGGTCGGGCACCACCGTCTTACCGGTCGGGTCGGCGAAGTACAGCGTGTTGCGCTTGTAGGTGGCCTGAAACTGTTGCCAGTCCAGGAAAACACCGTTGGGCAGCTTGTCGATTCGCCAGCCGCCGGATGTCTTGACCAGCTCGATCGCGCCCGGGTCGGGCAGCACACCCTCGGCCGTTTCAAACACCCCGATGTCGGACAGCGAGCCCAGGATGTCGGCCCGCATCGTCGCCGAAACCCGTTCGGCACCACGGGTTTCGACGAACACCACGTGGTCGATCAGCAGGGCGCTACCGGCGTCGTCCCAGCCATTGGATGCCGACTGGGTGAGGAACTGCCGCGCCGCCAGGTGCCGGTTGGCCGGATCGGCGGTGGCCTTGAGGAATTCGCGGAGCAACACGTCGGGATCCATGCCGGGGGTCGGCTTGGGCAGGTTCGACGGTGCGGGTCGCTCGACGGTGCCGATGGCCTGCGGCGCCGACGTGCTGGGAACCCCCGCACAGCCGGCCAGCAGCACCGCCAGCAGCGCGACCAGCAGCCTCCGCATCACAGGCTCCGCTCGGCGTGCTCATGTTGGCGGGGCCGCTCGTTGCCCGCCGGCCCCGGCGCCCCGGCCGGCGGCGCCGGCTGCGGGATCGGTTTCATCGGCAACGGGCTGGTGGTGACCTTGTGGCCACGGATCAACGGAAGCGTCAGTCGGAAGCAGGCGCCCTGACCGGGCTCACCCCACGCCTCCAGCCGGCCCTGGTGCAGGCGCGCATCCTCGACGCTGATCGCCAAGCCCAGCCCGGTCCCGCCGGAGCGTCGCACCCGCGACGGGTCCGAGCGCC encodes:
- a CDS encoding class I SAM-dependent methyltransferase, producing the protein MAATKLGVFESLSRQSATPVEIAERCGTDAVATQKLLVALAGSDYLLYRDGRYALTPTARTWLLSESPCSVVDAVLFAFDEWELMMHVEDYVRTGIPLELHQTMTGVQWNHYLRSMRALAALTAHEVAQFIPVPGGATDMIDVGGAHGHYSVALCRRHSQLRSVVLDLPDAVRAAAPLLATENMGARVVHLEADALTHDFGVKTYDVVLLCNLAHHFSATENALLFRRLGQALRPRGVFAVIEPLHLETGDGASQFAALNELYFGVTRSGAWTPRDTASWQRAAGLQPAAEPITLSDGDVGLQIATKI
- the lpqB gene encoding MtrAB system accessory lipoprotein LpqB — encoded protein: MRRLLVALLAVLLAGCAGVPSTSAPQAIGTVERPAPSNLPKPTPGMDPDVLLREFLKATADPANRHLAARQFLTQSASNGWDDAGSALLIDHVVFVETRGAERVSATMRADILGSLSDIGVFETAEGVLPDPGAIELVKTSGGWRIDKLPNGVFLDWQQFQATYKRNTLYFADPTGKTVVPDPRYVAVSDHDQLPTELMSKLLAGPRPEMGHTVRNLLAPPLRLRGPVTRADGGKNGIGRGYGGARIDLQKLSTTDPHSRQLLAAQIIWTLARADIRGPYVINADGAPLDDRFAEGWTTSDVAATDPGVADGAGAGLHALINGSLVGLDGQRTSTVPGAFGRMGDQTLAALSRSGRQVASVVTLHRGAPDMAESLWIGDLGGEAVQSADGHSLSRPSWALDDAVWLVVDGNNVLRAIQEPASGQPARLPVDSGALASKFPGPITDLQLSRDGTRAAMVIGGEVILAGVEQTQAGQYALTYPRRLGFGLGNTVVSLYWRTGDDMVVTRNDLAHPVSYVNLDGVNSDAPAHGLQIPLTAIAANPSTVYVAAPQGVLQYSASAPESQQTWSDVPGLMTGGAVPVLPG